A window from Scheffersomyces stipitis CBS 6054 chromosome 7, complete sequence encodes these proteins:
- a CDS encoding predicted protein gives MYRRPKIASKSPFKHPWWAAYTGVGPTIKCKDEWLIIEISNSIRQKPNWKAKYKDPTISAKWKQEVKDFYNDRTKLIDEVIDYVFLELEWYEKTEHDFPGFKGKEYSIGCDDKIVFADKAIDPQLAATFKRDIDKLAESFGGDLDYHPKTDNKVIDLVHPSLFPLQYGITPIYSSNKNQVEVVEYEEKIEFFKNAVMPFGISKNFQWLPALLSFNKASSSFEFISYINNLHPAKHAKLYSSIQAIFNSVLPGLNYILSKAVSKEYIRIEIPKYNDAYSDEYKQKLEDIWNGEDAVADEIWDELQDNRVNYLKTFTPIYDQGPIIDKEIDVVRDFQKLKVIVKLANIELTPERPTYEGGAWHVEGTINEDIVATVLYYYDSENITESKLKFRTGFEDPEYEQNDDDYGREIFGVNDEDLMVKELGHVISREDRVVIFPNIFQHQVDTFELADKSKKGHRKILCFFIVDPYNDLVVTTDQVPPQQKEWWDDLGLFKEHDEDAKAGPLNSTLISDNIMKQILDLKKGNIWPIDLTSAKKVREALMDERTAADNDPQVSDLGAFKRQFSLCEH, from the coding sequence ATGTACCGTAGACCAAAGATAGCATCCAAATCTCCGTTTAAACACCCATGGTGGGCAGCCTACACAGGAGTAGGTCCAACCATAAAATGCAAAGACGAATGGTTGATTATTGAGATTTCCAACAGTATCCGTCAAAAGCCCAACTGGAAAGCAAAGTACAAAGATCCTACGATCTCGGCCAAATGGAAACAGGAGGTTAAGGACTTCTACAACGACAGGACTAAACTCATTGATGAAGTAATTGACTACGTTTTTCTCGAATTGGAATGGTATGAGAAGACTGAACACGACTTCCCTGGATTTAAAGGCAAGGAATATTCCATTGGATGTGATGATAAGATTGTCTTTGCTGATAAAGCCATTGATCCTCAACTCGCGGCCACCTTCAAGAGAGACATCGATAAATTAGCAGAATCCTTTGGTGGCGATTTGGACTACCATCCAAAAACAGATAACAAGGTCATTGACTTAGTCCATCCTTCTTTGTTTCCGTTACAATACGGCATTACTCCAATTtattcttccaacaagaaccAGGTCGAAGTGGTAGAGTACGAGgagaaaattgaatttttcaaaaatgcAGTCATGCCCTTTGGCATTTCGAAGAATTTCCAATGGCTTCCTGCTCTATTATCATTCAACAAAGCACTGAGCAGCTTTGAGTTTATTTCCtacatcaacaatttgcaCCCAGCAAAACATGCCAAGTTATACTCCTCAATCCAAGCAATTTTCAACTCTGTTTTGCCTGGCTTGAACTATATCTTATCTAAGGCTGTTTCCAAGGAATACattagaattgaaattcctAAATACAACGATGCATACCTGGATGAGTATAAGCAAAAACTTGAGGATATTTGGAATGGAGAAGATGCGGTTGCGGATGAGATCTGGGACGAGCTTCAAGATAATAGAGTCAACTATTTGAAGACTTTCACTCCCATTTACGATCAGGGCCCTATTATCGACAAAGAAATCGATGTTGTTAGGGACTTCCAGAAATTGAAGGTCATTGTCAAGTTGGCGAACATTGAATTGACTCCAGAGAGGCCCACCTACGAAGGGGGAGCATGGCATGTGGAAGGAACAATCAACGAAGACATTGTTGCTACCGTTTTGTACTACTATGATTCAGAAAACATCACGGAATCTAAGTTGAAGTTTAGAACTGGATTTGAAGATCCAGAATACGAGCAAAACGATGACGACTACGGAAGAGAGATCTTTGGTGTCAATGACGAAGATTTAATGGTAAAAGAGCTTGGACATGTTATTTCTCGAGAAGACAGAGTTGTAATTTTCCCCAATATATTCCAACACCAAGTTGATACCTTCGAATTGGCcgacaagtccaagaagggTCACCGTAAGATCCTTTGTTTTTTCATCGTTGATCCGTACAATGATTTGGTGGTTACTACTGATCAAGTTCCTCCCCAACAGAAGGAATGGTGGGACGATTTGGGGCTTTTCAAAGAACATGATGAAGATGCCAAAGCTGGACCTCTCAATTCCACACTAATTTCTGATAATATCATGAAACAAATcttggatttgaagaaaggAAATATCTGGCCCATAGATTTGACTAGTGCAAAGAAAGTAAGAGAAGCACTCATGGATGAAAGAACAGCAGCTGACAACGATCCTCAAGTTAGTGACTTGGGAGCATTCAAGAGACAGTTTTCACTCTGCGAGCATTGA
- a CDS encoding predicted protein, which produces MLRQNRAGLLLVRKLHCSVVVMKPFDISQLARDNSSEKRNQGFNIESLIKNRMDLETDKVVSENATAAPNRFATMFDKEKRQAQKKTGPRRNSESTHHHNAGPYPKKPYGKTNSGSKTRPEIKTRPHKRVVRFEFKTGSDQAQAALKSIIAKVHALSTNYKIKFIDPVSGEVKLSNLVDIANSTDLREAGLQLLPCKEGDLPSIKKVSTREMLKLYSDELAAEKEKALLQSGSVAAQRALNQRLKSERKKSAAKLLNIFWNISLGDLKNQKKTELANRLCKGETFTIYLKRKGREVATPEGEGDEESETLNMYDIRRSLAHDEDALNIETQRRELISQQLFCILDEMPCTYEVEGQKENKLKVTVSPRQDAVKQSISPSSEECTLSAKDLKKQRQLQKQKEREELLKLKKQEKEDNLDSLYSFKIED; this is translated from the coding sequence ATGTTAAGACAGAATAGAGCGGGATTGTTGCTTGTGCGGAAGCTCCACTGCTCTGTGGTTGTGATGAAGCCATTTGACATCTCGCAATTGGCTAGAGACAACTCATctgaaaagagaaatcaaggatTCAATATCGAGAGTCTTATCAAGAACCGAATGGACTTGGAAACAGATAAAGTAGTATCTGAAAATGCCACCGCCGCACCAAATAGATTTGCTACTATGTTTGATAAGGAAAAGAGACAAGCACAAAAGAAAACAGGACCCAGACGGAATTCTGAATCTACTCATCACCACAATGCTGGACCTTATCCCAAGAAACCATACGGAAAAACAAACTCTGGAAGCAAAACTCGCCCAGAGATAAAAACTAGACCCCACAAGAGAGTAGTACGTTTTGAATTCAAGACTGGTTCAGACCAAGCCCAGGCTGCGTTAAAATCCATCATAGCCAAAGTTCATGCCTTGAGCACAAACTACAAGATTAAATTCATAGATCCAGTTTCGGGAGAAGTGAAACTCCTGAATTTGGTGGATATCGCAAATAGCACTGATCTCAGAGAGGCTGGTTTACAACTTTTACCTTGTAAAGAAGGTGACTTACCTTCGATCAAGAAAGTTAGCACCAGAGAGATGTTAAAGTTGTACTCAGATGAGCTTGCTgctgaaaaggaaaaagcACTTTTGCAACTGGGGAGTGTAGCTGCTCAAAGAGCATTGAACCAAAGATTGAAGTCTGAACGTAAAAAGTCAGctgccaagttgttgaatatATTCTGGAACATTAGTTTGGGAGATTTGAAAAACCAAAAGAAAACTGAACTAGCCAACAGGTTGTGTAAGGGTGAAACTTTTACAATCTACTTAAAGAGAAAGGGCAGAGAAGTCGCAACGCCCGAAGGAGAAGGCGACGAAGAAAGCGAAACGTTGAATATGTATGATATCAGACGTTCCCTTGCGCACGACGAAGATGCCTTGAACATTGAAACACAAAGACGCGAGTTGAtttctcaacaacttttttgtattcttgatgaaatgCCTTGTACCTATGAAGTAGAAGGACAAAAGGAGAACAAGCTCAAGGTCACTGTCTCTCCTAGACAAGACGCTGTAAAGCAATcaatttctccatcttctgaagaatgtACTCTATCAGCTaaggatttgaagaagcaaagacaattgcaaaaacaAAAGGAGAGAGAAGAACTATTGAAATtaaagaaacaagaaaaggagGATAATTTGGACTCGTTGTACCTgttcaagattgaagatTAA
- a CDS encoding predicted protein, with translation MTSIAIAAISDSSARLPKWVNNICFYSCVLATLIIISCIFLHLRNYRKPFQQRLMLRIQIIVPLFALSCYSMLINQESPFNKFILEPVREVYEAFVIYTFFSLLTDMLGGERNIIIMTSGREPVKHPGILSYILPPLDISDPYTFLGIKRGILQYVWAKPIICFSTLLSQGLGLYDVNSMGPKSIYLWLTIIYNGSVTMSLYCLAIFWKILWNDLKPFNPVGKFLCVKLIIFASYWQGVILAILNVFQVLPGSDESEEKGSIGVCIQNGLLCVELIGFALGHWFAFSYHPFTISQIPYGRLKFKYAFKDMVGIKDLIHDFKLTYYGDYYKDYKQFDSVEALIAHPSSRGRMSRINQGLRYHSDGKQKHWLSNQVSTLQQNNTHIRSTSEIAALPNSPPQLNTTNSIRSSNEYSASLNSTGTSMRAIYPGSPKNGSPPESPVVSGSEQLQFISEILRSDNFLSSINYSKELLDEDELYYQNACSEVPNYKLDQPEIKRLLNYPIVDEMIGGHAYGYKVRRLRQERSYRQSSRDSEDQILNKVNTNESYRYGSIV, from the coding sequence ATGACATCAATAGCTATAGCGGCGATATCAGATAGCTCGGCGCGTCTTCCGAAGTGGGTAAATAACATCTGTTTCTATTCATGTGTTTTGGCTACATTAATAATCATAAGCTGtatctttcttcatttacGAAATTACAGAAAACCGTTTCAACAACGTTTAATGCTCAGAATCCAAATCATCGTGCCTTTGTTTGCATTATCGTGCTACTCAATGTTGATCAACCAGGAGTCGcccttcaacaaattcatcTTGGAACCTGTGCGAGAGGTCTACGAAGCTTTTGTCATCTACACATTCTTCTCGTTGCTTACTGATATGCTTGGAGGTGAGCGTAATATCATAATTATGACTAGTGGACGTGAACCGGTAAAGCACCCGGGCATATTACTGTATATTCTTCCCCCACTCGATATTTCTGATCCGTATACCTTTCTCGGAATCAAAAGAGGCATTCTTCAGTATGTATGGGCTAAGCCTATAATCTGTTTTTCTACATTATTATCGCAAGGTTTGGGCTTGTACGATGTCAACTCGATGGGTCCCAAGTCGATATATCTCTGGTTAACCATTATCTACAACGGCAGTGTCACCATGTCATTATACTGCTTGGCCATCTTCTGGAAGATCTTGTGGAACGATTTGAAGCCGTTCAACCCTGTAGGCAAATTCTTGTGTGTCAAGTTGATTATTTTTGCCTCGTACTGGCAAGGGGTCATTTTGGCGATTTTGAATGTGTTCCAGGTGTTGCCTGGAAGTGACGAGTCTGAAGAAAAAGGCAGTATAGGTGTCTGCATCCAGAATGGACTTCTCTGTGTAGAGCTCATTGGCTTTGCTTTGGGCCATTGGTTTGCTTTCAGTTATCACCCCTTCACAATATCACAGATACCGTATGGTagattgaagttcaagtatGCCTTTAAGGATATGGTTGGTATCAAGGACTTGATACATGATTTCAAGCTTACTTACTATGGAGACTATTACAAGGATTACAAGCAGTTTGACTCTGTGGAAGCCTTGATAGCCCATCCTAGCTCCAGAGGGCGTATGAGTAGAATTAATCAAGGATTACGCTACCATAGCGACGGAAAACAAAAGCACTGGTTGTCCAACCAAGTCAGCACGCTTCAGCAGAACAATACACATATAAGAAGCACTTCAGAGATAGCTGCTCTTCCCAATAGCCCGCCACAGCTCAACACAACTAATAGCATCAGAAGCAGCAATGAATACTCTGCATCGTTAAATTCTACTGGAACATCAATGAGAGCAATCTATCCTGGCTCGCCCAAAAATGGATCTCCACCTGAGTCACCTGTAGTGTCCGGTTCGgagcaattgcaatttatTTCAGAAATTCTCAGAAGTGACAACTTTTTATCGTCTATTAATTACAGCAAAGAGCTCTTGGACGAAGATGAACTTTACTATCAAAATGCGTGTTCCGAAGTGCCTAACTATAAGTTGGATCAGCCAGAAATTAAAAGGCTTCTCAATTACCCAATAGTAGACGAAATGATAGGAGGACATGCGTATGGTTATAAGGTCAGAAGATTGAGACAGGAACGTAGCTACAGACAACTGCTGAGGGATTCAGAAGATCAGATCCTAAATAAGGTGAATACAAATGAAAGCTACCGGTATGGTAGTATTGTTTAA
- the OCA2 gene encoding protein kinase (go_function protein kinase activity; ATP binding~go_process protein amino acid phosphorylation~go_function protein kinase activity; ATP binding~go_process protein amino acid phosphorylation) — MFSSSSTSLSRKDGAANGAPSASAPSHRSFLRSRNSSGSISNRSSRSGQSEKFDNAENHGNHHSDIISNTSNNPNTSYQSNDTASTDTTGDHEFHNANAERFLKKLKHTDSRASTTSTKGKSSATSSPTANTVPPPLPDSTTSDLFKKYGPIGKLLGTGASGSVNLVTAKDDPTQIFAVKKFRSRMPQESETDYKVKVKNEFKIGDYLKHENLICTIELIKDYSSKSSANSSSTSIKYYIVMEYCPYDFFNLVMSGLMSTEEVCCYFRQIVSGVAFLHENGLAHRDLKLDNCVVSEFGILKLIDFGSAVQFRKEITDPNASHDDLVDEQYTLVKAKGIVGSDPYLSPEVLASPSEGYDPRAADVWSVAVIFCCMILKRFPWKIPRISDPSYRSFVGAPSNASEDPVTVMQNSVSEMTVSSSVKSTRNGHHSQGPERLMRLLPEASRELVRRMLILDPANRILMADVLQDDFINSIEQCHMFVDDDNGNEIFVPVSNHTHHLVTEEDLQKLNQEKERVKKLKNAGMA; from the exons atgttttcgtcgtcgtcgACGTCGCTCTCACGAAAAGACGGCGCTGCCAATGGCGCTCCTTCTGCCTCGGCACCGTCGCATCGGCTGTTTCTACGCAGCCGCAACTCGTCTGGCTCCATATCCAACCGTTCATCCAGAAGTGGacaaagtgaaaaattcgacAATGCTGAAAATCACGGAAACCACCACCTGGACATTATCAGCAATACCAGTAACAACCCAAACACGAGCTACCAGTCCAACGATACAGCTTCAACAGACACTACAGGCGACCACGAGTTCCACAACGCCAATGCCGA ACGGTTTCTCAAGAAACTCAAGCATACAGACTCGCGTGCATCTACAACTCTGACCAAAGGAAAGAGCTCAGCAACTTCTAGCCCAACAGCCAATACTGTGCCACCACCTCTTCCAGACCTGACTACTTcagacttgttcaagaagtatgGTCCTATAGGGAAGCTCCTCGGCACAGGAGCTAGTGGCTCTGTCAATTTGGTTACCGCCAAAGATGACCCTACGCAGATCTTTGCAGTGAAGAAATTCCGGTCGAGAATGCCCCAGGAGCTGGAAACTGACTACAAAGTCAAGGTAAAGAACGAATTCAAGATTGGTGACTATCTCAAACACGAAAATTTGATCTGCACCATTGAGCTTATCAAGGACTACTCACTGAAATCTTCAGCCAAtagcagcagcaccagCATCA AATACTACATTGTCATGGAATACTGTCCGtacgacttcttcaacttggtgatGAGTGGACTTATGAGCACAGAGGAAGTGTGTTGCTACTTCAGACAGATTGTCAGTGGTGTAGCTTTCTTGCACGAAAACGGATTGGCTCATCGTGACTTGAAACTTGACAACTGCGTAGTCAGCGAGTTTGGTATCTTGAAGTTAATCGATTTCGGCTCGGCCGTACAATTTCGTAAGGAAATCACCGATCCCAACGCCTCCCATGATGATCTTGTCGACGAGCAGTACACCTTGGTCAAGGCTAAGGGAATCGTCGGCTCTGATCCATATTTGTCTCCTGAGGTGCTTGCTTCTCCTCTGGAAGGGTACGATCCTCGTGCTGCAGATGTCTGGTCAGTGGCTGTGATCTTTTGTTGTatgatcttgaaaagattCCCCTGGAAGATCCCAAGGATCTCCGATCCTTCTTACCGGTCTTTTGTAGGTGCTCCAAGTAACGCTTCGGAAGATCCAGTAACAGTAATGCAGAACAGCGTTTCTGAAATGACCGTTAGCAGCAGTGTCAAGAGTACAAGAAACGGACATCACTCCCAGGGTCCAGAACGTTTGATGAGATTGTTGCCAGAAGCTTCGCGAGAGTTGGTTCGTAGAATGTTGATCCTTGATCCTGCCAATAGAATATTAATGGCTGATGTGCTCCAGGATGACTTCATTAACTCAATCGAACAATGCCACATGTTTGTAGACGACGACAATGGCAACGAAATCTTTGTGCCAGTCTCAAACCACACCCATCACTTGGTTACCGAAGAAGACttgcagaagttgaaccaaGAGAAGGAACGAGttaagaagttgaagaacgCCGGAATGGCATAA
- a CDS encoding predicted protein produces the protein MSKSKLSSRSNHAVPLTSGNAIAKLVFILSQLVKVTHALPVFNKRVHAAVSHPDVDATTSSMTAEEFYANLFTSVFLVLAGGVFAGLTLGLMGQDEVYLKVIATSGEPHERRHARKVLSLIGRGKHWVLVTLLLSNVITNETLPIVLDRCLGGGWPAVVTSTASIVIFGEIIPQSICVRYGLQVGALFAPFVLVLMYIMYPIAYPIALLLDHILGEDHGTVYKKSGLKTLVTLHKTMGVERLNQDEVTIISAVLDLKEKSVSAIMTPMDRVYTMSADTLLDEKTVEEIFNAGFSRIPIHLPNEPLNFIGMLLVRVLISYDPEDALPVASFPLATLPETALDTSCLNILNYFQEGKSHMIVVSEHPGEPVGAIGVLTLEDVIEELIGEEIVDESDVYIDINKNIKRKNPGPLSKRNLTSYLHNLYQRSASTSKRNSLDVSAQSPGQASTPQPSQVQVPDLATRLSTTNGNNLVDTKNWKPKNPAANPLETNKSFVTIKRPNAETIAAIPLPNRVGAPGAYGAVFSTEVGAIEEAVRRASVDEEAREDITAERADDIRAHEHEVVPMAIPVTESQESRIYRTGGIIESVINVQGVHKTIIENVSDEDEVLDINDIENGEIDQISASSSSVIAVDGEDEEAQGLLKNGHDKGSRNSSVSESSHHRRLSMWDKIRGNTSSNGGGSS, from the exons ATGTCTAAAAGTAAGCTATCGTCCCGAAGTAACCATGCCGTTCCATTAACTAGCGGAAACGCCATTGCCAAATTAGTTTTCATCTTGTCCCAGTTGGTCAAGGTGACCCATGCCCTTCCAGTGTTCAACAAACGGGTCCATGCTGCTGTTTCTCATCCCGACGTTGACGCTACAACGTCCTCCATGACAGCCGAGGAGTTTTATGCCAATTTGTTCACTTCtgtctttcttgttctcgCTGGAGGTGTCTTTGCCGGCTTAACCTTAGGTTTGATGGGCCAGGACGAAGTATACTTGAAGGTCATCGCCACCAGTGGTGAACCTCATGAACGTAGACATGCTCGTAAAGTGCTTTCTCTTATTGGTAGAGGTAAGCACTGGGTTTTAGTCACATTGTTGTTGTCAAATGTCATCACCAACGAAACATTGCCTATTGTATTAGACCGTTGCTTGGGAGGAGGATGGCCTGCTGTCGTCACTTCCACCGCTTCCATTGTCATTTTCGGGGAAATTATCCCCCAGTCCATCTGTGTCAGATATGGTTTGCAAGTCGGTGCTCTTTTCGCTCCATTTGTCCTCGTCTTGATGTATATAATGTACCCTATTGCCTATCCAATTGCCTTGTTGTTGGACCACATCCTTGGTGAAGACCACGGAACAGTTTACAAGAAGTCCGGGTTGAAGACCTTGGTGACTTTGCACAAGACGATGGGTGTAGAAAGATTGAACCAAGACGAAGTCACCATCATCAGTGCTGTTCTTGACTTGAAGGAGAAATCGGTAAGTGCAATCATGACTCCTATGGATAGAGTCTACACCATGAGTGCTGATACTTTGTTGGACGAGAAAACCgtagaagaaatcttcaatgCCGGTTTCTCCAGAATACCCATTCATTTGCCTAACGAGCCATTGAATTTCATTGGTATGCTTTTGGTGCGTGTCTTGATCAGTTACGACCCAGAAGATGCCTTGCCTGTAGCTTCGTTCCCATTGGCCACTTTGCCTGAAACGGCCCTAGACACCTCTTGTttgaacatcttgaactACTTCCAAGAAGGTAAATCTCATATGATCGTGGTCAGTGAACATCCTGGTGAACCTGTAGGAGCCATTGGTGTGTTGACTTTGGAAGATGtgattgaagagttgattggtgaagagattgttgaCGAATCGGATGTATACATTgacatcaacaagaatatcaagCGTAAGAACCCGGGTCCTTTGTCTAAGAGAAACTTGACTTCTTACTTACATAACTTATACCAAAGATCTGCTTCTACTTCCAAGAGGAACTCCCTTGATGTTTCTGCTCAGCTGCCAGGTCAAGCGCTGACACCACAGCCACTGCAAGTCCAGGTGCCAGATTTGGCTACCAGGCTCAGTACAACGAATGGAAATAATTTGGTAGACACAAAGAACTGGAAACCCAAGAATCCTGCTGCAAACCCATTGGAAACTAACAAGTCTTTCGTAACGATCAAAAGACCAAACGCTGAGACCATTGCTGCCATTCCTTTGCCCAACAGAGTCGGTGCACCCGGTGCTTATGGCGCTGTTTTTTCTACTGAAGTAGGGgctattgaagaagctgttAGAAGAGCttctgttgatgaagaagctaGAGAAGATATTACTGCTGAGAGAGCCGACGATATCCGTGCACATGAACACGAAGTAGTACCGATGGCCATTCCTGTCACTGAATCGCAAGAATCGCGAATATACAGAACAGGAGGGATCATTGAATCTGTGATCAATGTCCAAGGTGTGCACAAGACCATCATTGAAAATGTCAgcgatgaagacgaagttCTCGATATCAACGACATCGAAAACGGCGAGATCGACCAGATAAGTgcgtcgtcatc CAGTGTTATAGCTGTAGATGgcgaagatgaagaagcgcaaggtttgttgaagaatggtCATGATAAAGGCTCGAGAAATTCGTCTGTTTCGGAAAGTAGTCACCACAGACGTTTGAGTATGTGGGACAAAATTCGAGGCAACACGTCTTCCAATGGAGGAGGTTCATCTTGA